A genomic segment from Paralichthys olivaceus isolate ysfri-2021 chromosome 22, ASM2471397v2, whole genome shotgun sequence encodes:
- the LOC109634748 gene encoding uncharacterized protein isoform X2: protein MSHHHYNPYASGNQSSNQGQYELSSAQAERDHRRELSGFGPGSSFNSPAASSAAPANHRGNIPSLLTLSVNYRPEQGRATTNEDIERSVDLHISRAREEVRCLDRPAQPIGQSTRFTHTQNDEILSSGAGTTSYPMTSTFASGRRHAEVESVSSSLDWLPKYKTADDSPKSYSLPASSSYTSSGDIGRFNTSSERQRDGPSISGLGDYHYPAPDKPAAPTETSSHKYTSESAANILLNFGLEKEDLEFLISYPEDQITPANLPFILRQIRTQKTKRTMTAVESKPYPKPPPIRGVSERDILSSSGGSSSLPQPNKVIDYGHTSKYVGGVLDDIGRTSGRSANSSVSGISLFLDEQRSDSREQLQKDTEIRSIPLGFSRDQSSSVTNASSSYSSLLRSVAPTRSDPMQRFQTQPDQTSKPNFNSFPLPKKDADRKVFTSEPFKPSALKTPETERLATLKSHRSSIVLDNVYPGRRGVVVVDKIYTSSAKDVSESRGQDSGVCEQMIKQQMLQHKTLTLEETQQKQKAPKQHPQKQHVQKQPSQKQPAQTEKAQTQQLQKQPASQVGNMLWPTVYSTVKPSCLVPSPSVIPPASLQPDTRNSVDSVLKLVKVPGLQKQPTPAMMYDYAAASPRVFPHTCSLCYKGCSNMKDWISHQNSSLHLNSCKYLRTLYPQWNGEIVLEPSDAGKEATPSTSASVQISQKHDKKTSKGRRPRSPSPRRPHSPDGREKRSLSRSSRGSRHGRSRSRSHDRSRSRSYERSRKRERRSSPRRRDDRQSSPKREDDRQSSPRRRDDRRSSPRRSEERRSSPRRSRERPSSPRRRDDKLSSPRRREESRSSPKRSEERRSSPRRSRERRSSPRRRSEERRSSPRRSRDRRSSPRRRDDRRSSSRRRDDKRSSLRRSRERRSSSENSPQRRSSSADRLVKKVLEISDVQSVSKPSDLEAVVKTLFAEIAKMKSSSSSTGGKHSKSKPSAGKKSSSSAASSSSSASKAKKTTAMTKSTTASLQESKAGASTKTKVTEQKKTHQKKPAVSRVLSDDKAADEGSTNVTKAKVLVSKAKSVSTKQVSKKPRSPEVDESENLIVAEPTNVSGVKVKVETASASQEPKIPVNNSAAAGDSTKVKVEEKAAKPTTVTYKSTTSHVETKECDSKVRKSELKQEPEPVRIDAVANDAKEAEPMELVETGLDVAEPMEVESCAEGKEEKLTNVEAVLDKSSESQLPTCKDETGPPTVPPPNTEADPKPADTSSQKPQPDMKTETAAEASSQVPEPESAASDSAAPESAASDSAASDSAASDSAASDSAASDSAASDSAAPESAASDSAASDSAAPESAASDSAASDSAAPDSAAPDSAAPESTELSAASGLGTKMETSRPPSSTDEVEKHTKVKNQRDPTSASEAIGDVSTEPAAGTVSEQQEATTACSSAVVLPLTVGELVEKRFHLNSFTFLNKKTTLSPKFFLIGRRLLMISNLPKHHEGCYTEEDVANLFIPFGFIYSDENIYVLPQACVAFVLMPSLESVHSVLIAEGDLIAIKNNKLCLRVVDSMPMDPMRFYKALMKRMNSPVVDDGNRTVYITNISPSEARDLRQALRKINSVANYLPLLNKVFIEFESCRDADRLGIWYSLLKRAPGHKICRLKTPHSGCTALPPRLPANAMPDSKHAVAGATTPSIKFGVPLGSVSPFWITIPTIPFVFATMSPWFIIPEYLTVRENDDIKKAKSRRSMFPTIMLTGLPEGEYKHEEVAKLVWPYFRKQTLHSLYYNVIVLTLQRRAFVHFSDWTSCCKFVQDHIWHPRSVRGCALRIHFVLEYMYPESKEELMYKSLMKWSNARVSDAESLEERLLCVEISETSVDVVKSVMKAVASIAKFVSFLPLANRICVEMADSSGVAEVVEKYSCLSQDSEFKQLMSTNVTGVQSLKSLKQRLEDSSEIHINIYQGIVRTEAKLPTQPPPVGLSGNGQHPVLQTSTPASAKPAGDVPVDLVAQIATDSTSAPKASEDADAADGDTVPAASSLPKSEETTTELPQIDQDAIMALKEAVLQHRLAQERTQSEKKESSLQSQGQDESRDDLYPSHVSHDEPLYLSDFVTVDEVGDDVEETNPAQKASMGKGDAKTRKQNEEESTSAESCKQVEKPDDQIPKDEDQPLKVCDNKDSEVTEETFQILDSTDDQTAMDHDGQNIEALSDQMSKEEEEDANKVVDSVEDQTTTTQSDNKEKKTAKPDATSRRDDRSSKRSGLRTRASRSEEKVKSPEKQDRMVKKSETPRDTTAKRPQKDQDAEEEKVYEIVDSIEEELGQDAAATERTDRRRSGRGKKEDKMTLNLTEASEKEDEEASYEILDSVEDETATEEPVVMTRSTRGRRERTSKKDQTKKEDTPTRRRRTPARESQEKTTKTEKNASPKESSPTKKSDIPAREEIDEDATYEILDSVEDEVLKDDPPTTGGKGKRGRPKKAVKSTRKDIVTLKGDKDASEKEADEEKVSYQILDAVEDEMVDDGPPPGESPKNKEEEPVYQIVDSVEDDQVQEELTTEVSEGGTKETSKTKDETRPKEEAPLCSAIVLEASQKVFPEDLESGNDPSCAEESGVMKKEKSPKIDIKKEDTSAKQSQGDVATPAEEKNQQPSGKSDTVAVESVLLNLDEVSDEEDDYPEDTAKVEELRERQAAVKEKQLAKEQERKTRQKDGREQRSRSGRWKAKERGKERDPRELVTLDEVGADEAGEGAVAQCRELDVEITAGELQGLVTLDEIVEAAEGEVEEGTLETRPPIKEDPAVEAVDEAGDDEEGNKEEAEKTSRPVKRRINDDTEESMKFVTVDEVGEVEEEEEEEKKEAPRTRGRPKKRTRKMPVRKSTRGKKVVAKDVREEQQESGSEAPPPTSLDASSSLHKDPSTLSGDTQGEVQEAEVEGAGRSDIDAASAGEDLRPEPPENQRPEGEEEIEGRCTEDVKVPSKRKGDLVGPEAKRSRSVSPSMSTDIKLPPFSPSSPVGPEFLVPKLGYFCNLCHVFCLHESSAKDLHCSSQTHYDNLQKYYQKLQPEPRKGLTENPQASFSD from the exons ATGTCTCATCACCATTATAACCCCTATGCCTCTGGTAATCAAAGTTCCAACCAGGGGCAATATGAACTCTCCAGTGCGCAAGCTGAGAGAGACCATCGAAGGGAACTTTCTGGTTTTGGACCAGGGTCCAGCTTCaattctcctgcagcttcttcgGCAGCTCCTGCCAACCATCGTGGAAATATCCCATCTCTGCTGACCCTGTCGGTGAACTACAGGCCTGAACAGGGTCGGGCCACAACAAACGAGGACATAGAGAGGTCTGTAGACTTGCATATTAGCAGAgccagagaggaggtgaggtgtCTTGACAGACCTGCCCAGCCCATAGGCCAGAGCACCCGCTTTACCCACACTCAGAATGATGAGATTCTCTCCTCAGGCGCAGGGACCACTTCCTATCCGATGACATCAACTTTTGCCTCTGGACGCAGACATGCTGAAGTTGAAAGTGTCAGTAGTTCCTTGGACTGGTTGCCAAAATACAAAACTGCTGATGATTCCCCTAAATCATATTCATTACCTGCTTCATCTAGCTATACAAGCAGTGGTGACATTGGCAGGTTTAATACATCCAGTGAAAGACAGCGTGACGGACCGTCCATTTCAGGATTAGGTGATTATCACTATCCTGCACCGGACAAACCCGCAGCTCCTACTGAGACAAGTAGCCACAAGTACACCTCTGAATCTGCTGCAAACATTCTTTTGAATTTTGGTCTTGAAAAAGAGGATTTGGAATTTCTCATCTCTTACCCTGAGGACCAGATCACCCCTGCCAACCTTCCCTTCATTTTGCGTCAAATCCGCACTCAGAAGACCAAGAGGACTATGACTGCAGTTGAGTCCAAACCCTATCCAAAACCTCCACCAATCAGAGGTGTCAGTGAAAGGGACATTTTGAGCAGTTCCGGAGGGTCATCATCTCTTCCCCAGCCCAACAAAGTGATTGACTATGGACATACCAGCAAATATGTTGGAGGGGTGTTAGATGACATTGGAAGGACCAGTGGCAGAAGTGCAAACAGTAGCGTGAGTGgcattagtttgtttttggACGAGCAGCGCAGTGACAGTCGAGAACAATTGCAAAAAGATACAGAGATAAGAAGCATTCCTTTGGGTTTCTCACGTGACCAGAGTAGCTCTGTTACTAATGCCAGCTCTTCGTACAGTTCATTACTGAGGTCTGTGGCTCCTACAAGAAGTGATCCAATGCAACGATTTCAGACCCAACCAGACCAGACTTCTAAACCAAACTTCAACTCTTTCCCACTTCCAAAGAAGGATGCAGACAGAAAGGTCTTCACCTCTGAACCCTTCAAACCCTCTGCTTTGAAAACACCAGAGACAGAACGCCTGGCAACGCTGAAAAGCCATCGATCCTCTATTGTGTTGGACAATGTGTATCCAGGCCGACGTGGTGTTGTGGTCGTTGACAAGATTTATACCAGTTCCGCTAAGGATGTGAGTGAGAGTCGAGGACAGGATTCAGGGGTTTGTGAGCAGATGATAAAGCAGCAGATGCTGCAGCATAAGACACTGACGCTGGAAGAGACACAGCAAAAGCAGAAGGCACCAAAACAGCACCCACAAAAGCAGCATGTGCAGAAGCAGCCATCACAGAAGCAGCCAGCGCAGACAGAGaaggcacaaacacagcagttgCAGAAACAGCCAGCATCGCAAGTGGGAAACATGTTGTGGCCAACGGTTTACTCCACTGTGAAACCTTCCTGTCTCGTCCCCAGCCCCAGTGTTATTCCTCCAGCTTCACTTCAGCCAGACACACGCAACAGCGTTGATTCGGTTTTAAAGTTAGTTAAGGTACCAGGCCTACAGAAGCAGCCAACGCCGGCCATGATGTACGACTATGCTGCGGCCTCACCGAGAGTCTTCCCACATACCTGTTCTCTCTGTTACAAAGGATGTTCTAATATGAAG GACTGGATCTCCCACCAGAACAGCAGCCTTCACCTCAACAGCTGCAAATACCTCCGGACGCT ATATCCGCAGTGGAATGGCGAGATCGTACTCGAGCCCag TGATGCAGGGAAAGAAGCCACGCCCTCGACTTCGGCCTCTGTGCAGATTTCCCAAAAGCATGACAAGAAAACCAGTAAAGGAAGGCGCCCCCGCTCGCCCAGCCCCCGTAGGCCCCACAGCCCAGATGGCAGAGAGAAACGCAGCCTATCACGATCATCACGTGGCTCCAGACATGGCCG ATCTCGTTCTCGATCTCATGATCGGTCACGATCAAGGAGCTATGAGAGAtcaaggaaaagagagagacggtCATCTCCAAGGAGGAGAGACGACAGACAGTCCTCGCCAAAGAGGGAAGACGACAGACAGTCATCACCGAGGAGAAGAGATGACCGACGGTCTTCACCAAGGAGGAGTGAAGAGAGGCGGTCATCTCCAAGAAGAAGCCGTGAAAGACCGTCATCACCAAGGAGGAGAGACGACAAACTGTCTTCAccaaggaggagagaagagagtcGGTCATCTCCAAAGAGGAGTGAAGAGAGGCGGTCATCTCCAAGGAGAAGTCGCGAAAGACGGTCATCACCAAGAAGAAGGAGTGAAGAGAGACGGTCATCTCCTAGAAGAAGCCGCGACAGACGGTCATCACCAAGGAGGAGAGACGACAGGCGGTCTTCATCGAGGAGAAGAGACGACAAGCGGTCCTCTCTGAGAAGAAGCCGTGAAAGGCGATCATCATCAGAGAATTCCCCTCAACGGAGGTCGAGCAGTGCAGACAGACTGGTGAAGAAAGTACTGGAAATATCTG ATGTCCAGTCTGTGTCCAAACCCTCTGACTTGGAGGCTGTGGTTAAAACTTTGTTCGCTGAGATAGCCAAGATGAAATCCTCGTCATCATCTACAGGAGGAAAACACTCAAAGTCTAAACCCTCTGCTGGGAAAAAGAGCTCGTCCTCTGCGGCCTCTTCATCATCGTCCGCCTCAAAAGCAAAGAAGACGACAGCGATGACAAAGTCCACCACAGCCAGCCTGCAGGAGAGCAAGGCTGGTGCTTCCACTAAGACAAAG GTTACTGAGCAAAAGAAAACTCATCAGAA AAAACCTGCTGTGTCCAGAGTCCTCTCCGATGACAAAGCAGCTGATGAAGGGTCGACCAATGTAACTAAGGCAAAAGTTTTGGTATCGAAAGCAAAAAGTGTCTCAACCAAGCAGGTCTCTAAAAAGCCAAGATCTCCTGAGGTTGATGAATCAGAAAATCTTATCGTTGCTGAACCAACTAATGTCTCCGGAGTAAAGGTCAAAGTGGAAACGGCCTCAGCTTCGCAGGAACCCAAAATACCAGTGAACAACTCGGCTGCAGCGGGAGATTCgacaaaagtaaaagttgaaGAAAAAGCTGCAAAACCCACGACGGTGACGTACAAATCCACAACTTCACATGTAGAAACAAAAGAATGTGATTCAAAGGTTAGAAAATCTGAACTGAAGCAAGAACCAGAACCTGTCAGAATCGATGCAGTGGCCAACGACGCTAAAGAAGCTGAACCGATGGAGCTTGTGGAAACAGGACTTGACGTGGCAGAGCCCATGGAAGTAGAAAGTTGTGCTGAGggcaaagaagaaaaactgacaAATGTGGAGGCTGTTTTAGACAAATCCAGTGAGAGTCAACTACCAACCTGTAAAGATGAGACCGGGCCTCCTACTGTTCCACCTCCAAACACAGAAGCAGATCCTAAACCTGCAGACACAAGTTCTCAGAAGCCTCAGCCcgacatgaaaacagaaacagctgcTGAAGCGTCATCACAGGTCCCAGAACCAGAGTCCGCAGCCTCAGACTCTGCAGCCCCAGAGTCCGCAGCCTCAGACTCCGCAGCCTCAGACTCTGCAGCCTCAGACTCTGCAGCCTCAGACTCTGCAGCCTCAGACTCTGCAGCCTCAGACTCTGCAGCCCCAGAGTCCGCAGCCTCAGACTCCGCAGCCTCAGACTCTGCAGCCCCAGAGTCCGCAGCCTCAGACTCCGCAGCCTCAGACTCTGCAGCCCCAGACTCCGCAGCCCCAGACTCTGCAGCCCCAGAGTCCACAGAACTGTCTGCAGCTTCTGGTCTGGGGACCAAGATGGAGACTTCACGACCTCCAAGTTCAACTGATgaggtggagaaacacacaaaag TGAAGAACCAAAGGGATCCAACATCAGCCTCCGAAGCCATCGGCGACGTTTCAACCGAGCCAGCAGCTGGAACAGTGAGCGAACAGCAGGAAGCAACAACCGCGTGTTCTTCAGCTGTAGTCCTCCCTCTGACAGTCGGGGAGTTGGTAGAAAAGCGCTTTCATCTAAATAGCTTCA cgtTCCTGAATAAAAAAACGACCTTGTCCCCAAAA TTTTTCTTAATCGGTAGGAGGCTACTGATGATCTCCAACCTGCCGAAGCATCACGAGGGCTGCTACACAGAGGAAGACGTCGCCAATCTGTTCATTCCTTTCGGATTCATATACTCAGACGAAAACATCTATGTTCTTCCTCAGGCGTGCGTT GCCTTTGTCTTGATGCCGTCCTTGGAGAGTGTACACAGTGTTCTGATTGCCGAAGGGGATCTCATTGCTATCAAAAACAATAAGCTGTGTCTGCGTGTCGTGGACAGCATGCCAATGGACCCG ATGAGGTTTTATAAAGCCCTGATGAAGCGGATGAATTCT CCGGTGGTTGACGATGGAAACAGAACGGTGTACATCACGAATATTTCACCGAGCGAAGCCAGAGACCTCAGACAGGCGTTGAGAAAAATCAATTCAGTCGCAAACTACCTGCCTCTTCTCAACAag GTGTTTATCGAATTTGAATCTTGTCGCGATGCTGATCGACTTGGAATTTGGTACAGCCTCCTGAAACGGGCCCCTGGACACAAAATATGCCGGCTGAAAACACCACACAGCGGCTGTACAGCCCTGC CACCAAGACTTCCTGCAAACGCTATGCCGGACAGCAAGCATGCTGTGGCTGGGGCAACTACCCCGTCAATAAAATTTGGCGTTCCTCTGGGCAGCGTTTCACCTTTTTGGATCACAATTCCCACCATTCCCTTTGTGTTCGCCACCATGTCTCCTTGGTTCATCATCCCAGAATATCTGACTGTCAGAGAAAATGACGACATCAAG AAGGCCAAGAGTCGACGTTCCATGTTCCCCACAATCATGTTGACCGGTTTACCAGAAGGAGAATACAAGCACGAGGAAGTCGCCAAGCTGGTCTGGCCTTATTTCCGCAAACAAACTCTTCACTCCCTGTACTACAACGTGATCGTGCTGACACtgcagaggagg GCCTTCGTGCATTTCAGCGATTGGACATCGTGCTGCAAATTTGTCCAAGATCACATCTGGCATCCTCGTTCTGTCAGAGGCTGCGCTCTCAGGATCCACTTCGTGTTGGAGTACATGTATCCTGAGTCAAAAGAG GAGCTCATGTACAAATCTTTGATGAAATGGAGCAACGCT cgAGTTTCAGATGCAGAGTCTCTGGAGGAGCGGCTGCTCTGTGTGGAGATCTCTGAGACGAGTGTTGATGTTGTGAAGAGCGTCATGAAAGCTGTGGCGTCCATTGCTAAATTTGTCAGCTTCCTGCCGCTCGCCAACAGG ATATGTGTGGAGATGGCTGACTCCAGTGGCGTTGCTGAGGTTGTGGAGAAGTACAGTTGTTTGTCACAAGACTCTGAATTTAAGCAACTGATGTC GACAAACGTCACAGGCGTTCAGTC TCTGAAGAGCTTAAAGCAGCGTCTTGAAGACTCCAGTGAGATCCATATAAACATTTATCAGGGCATTGTCAGAACTGAAGCCAAGCTTCCAACACAGCCTCCTCCTGTTGGCCTCTCTGGTAACGGGCAACATCCTGTTCTGCAAACCAGCACCCCTGCCTCTGCTAAACCAGCTGGGGATGTTCCAGTGGACCTAGTGGCACAGATTGCCACTGATTCCACATCTGCCCCTAAGGCAAGTGAAGATGCAGATGCTGCTGATGGAGACACTGTCCCAGCTGCTTCCAGTCTGCCCAAATCTGAAGAGACCACCACAGAACTTCCTCAGATCGACCAGGACGCCATCATGGCCCTGAAAGAAGCGGTTCTTCAGCACAGACTTGCCCAAGAAAGGacacagagtgaaaagaaagag AGTTCTTTGCAATCACAGGGTCAGGATGAGTCCAGAGACGACTTATATCCTTCACATGTTTCTCATGATGAACCTTTGTACCTGAGTGACTTTGTCACTGTTGATGAAGTTGGTGATGATGTGGAAGAAACAAATCCAGCCCAAAAAGCTTCAATGGGCAAAGGAGATGcaaagacaagaaaacaaaatgaagaggAATCAACATCAGCAGAATCCTGCAAACAGGTCGAAAAACCTGATGATCAAATCCCAAAAGATGAAGACCAGCCTCTTAAAGTCTGTGACAACAAAGACAGTGAAGTTACTGAAGAAACCTTTCAGATATTGGATTCAACTGACGATCAGACGGCGATGGACCATGACGGCCAAAACATTGAAGCATTGAGTGATCAGATGtccaaagaagaagaggaagatgccAATAAGGTCGTGGACTCTGTTGAAGATCAGACAACAACTACACAGTCTGAcaacaaggaaaagaaaactgcaaaacctGATGCGACCTCTAGAAGAGATGATAGATCATCCAAGAGGAGTGGCCTGAGGACCAGAGCATCCAGAAGTGAAGAGAAAGTCAAATCACCAGAGAAACAGGACAGGATGgttaaaaaatctgaaacacCTCGAGACACCACAGCAAAACGTCCTCAGAAAGACCAAGACgcagaagaggagaaggtgtATGAGATAGTCGATTCCATTGAAGAAGAACTGGGTCAAGATGCAGCTGCCACAGAAAGGACAGATAGAAGAAGGAgtggaagaggaaagaaagaggacaaaatGACTCTGAATCTCACTGAAGCATCTGaaaaagaagatgaggaggcTTCGTATGAAATTTTAGACTCTGTGGAGGACGAGACTGCGACAGAAGAACCGGTCGTTATGACGAGATCGACCAGAGGAAGAAGGGAAAGGACGTCTAAGaaagaccaaacaaaaaaagaggacaCACCGACAAGAAGGAGGCGCACTCCTGCCAGAGAATCACAGGAAAAAACAACGAAGACAGAGAAGAACGCTTCTCCAAAAGAGAGCTCACCAACAAAGAAGAGTGACATCCCTGCAAGAGAGGAAATAGATGAGGATGCAACCTATGAAATATTAGACTCTGTGGAGGACGAGGTTCTGAAGGATGACCCGCCCACtacaggaggaaaaggaaagaggggAAGACCAAAGAAAGCAGTTAAATCAACTAGAAAAGACATCGTAACACTGAAGGGGGACAAAGATGCATCTGAAAAAGAGGCTGATGAAGAAAAGGTGTCATATCAGATTCTTGATGCTGTGGAGGATGAGATGGTCGACGATGGCCCTCCTCCAGGAGAGTCACCCaaaaacaaggaggaggagcCTGTGTATCAGATTGTAGACTCTGTGGAAGATGATCAAGTTCAGGAAGAGTTGACCACCGAGGTGTCCGAGGGAGGGACGAAGGAAACGAGTAAGACAAAAGATGAAACTCGTCCAAAAGAGGAGGCACCACTTTGTAGTGCCATTGTTTTGGAAGCATCACAAAAAGTGTTCCCAGAGGATTTAGAAAGTGGAAATGATCCATCTTGTGCAGAAGAGTCTGGTGTGATGAAGAAGGAAAAATCACCCAAAATAGACATCAAGAAAGAAGATACATCTGCAAAACAGTCCCAAGGAGATGTCGCAACTCCAGCAGAAGAGAAGAACCAGCAACCGTCCGGTAAAAGTGACACAGTAGCTGTGGAAAGTGTTCTGCTGAACCTGGATGAAGTGAGCGATGAAGAGGACGATTACCCTGAAGACACAGCCAAGGTGGAAGAATTGAGAGAGAGGCAAGCTGCTGTTAAAGAGAAGCAGCTCGCCAAGGAGCAAGAGAGGAAGACCAGGCAGAAAGatgggagggagcagaggagtcGGAGTGGGAGGTGGAAGGCGAAGGAAAGGGGAAAAGAGAGGGACCCCAGAGAGCTGGTGACTCTGGATGAGGTGGGAGCAGATGAGGCAGGGGAAGGAGCGGTGGCACAGTGTCGAGAGCTGGACGTTGAGATCACAGCAGGAGAACTGCAGGGGCTCGTCACTCTGGATGAAATCGTAGAAGCAGCGGAGGGAGAAGTTGAGGAAGGAACGTTGGAGACCCGCCCACCCATCAAAGAGGACCCCGCAGTGGAG GCTGTGGATGAAGCAGGTGACGATGAGGAGGGGAACAAAGAGGAAGCTGAGAAAACCTCCAGACCTGTGAAACGCAGAATCAATGACGATACAG aggagAGTATGAAGTTTGTGACGGTGGACGAGGTGGGAGAGgtcgaagaggaggaggaggaggaaaagaaggaagctCCCAGGACAAGAGGCCGACCCAAGAAGAGAACCAGAAAGATGCCTG TGAGAAAATCTACCAGAGGGAAGAAAGTTGTTGCAAAAGATGTGAGAGAAGAACAACAGGAATCAGGCTCTGAAGCTCCACCGCCCACTTCCCTCGACGCCTCGTCGTCATTGCACAAAGATCCATCAACGTTATCGGGTGACACCCAGGGAGAGGTCCAGGAGGCAGAGGTAGAAGGAGCAGGCCGTTCGGACATCGATGCTGCCTCTGCTGGGGAGGACCTGCGGCCTGAGCCCCCTGAGAACCAGAGGcctgaaggagaggaggagatagaAGGACGGTGCACGGAGGACGTTAAAG TTCCGAGCAAAAGGAAGGGGGATCTTGTCGGACCTGAGGCAAAGAGATCTCGCTCTGTGTCTCCCTCTATGTCCACCGACATCAAGCTGCCACCATTCAGTCCCAGCAGCCCCGTCG GTCCAGAGTTTCTGGTCCCCAAACTGGGGTACTTCTGTAATCTCTGCCATGTTTTCTGCCTGCACGAGAGCAGCGCCAAGGACCTGCACTGTAGCAGCCAGACGCACTACGACAATCTGCAG aaatactACCAGAAGCTTCAACCTGAACCCAGAAAAGGGTTAACGGAAAATCCTCAAGCTTCCTTTTCTGATTGA